A DNA window from Trichomycterus rosablanca isolate fTriRos1 chromosome 11, fTriRos1.hap1, whole genome shotgun sequence contains the following coding sequences:
- the pgpep1l gene encoding pyroglutamyl-peptidase 1, protein MGLGDNIEIHIVEIPVCYSKAQETLAKIWHNLKPKVAVHLGIAPGAKCVILEQTGKNCGYKDRDVCGLCPANNCCFQEGEERLDSIVDMRVLAKHLKGLGLDVIYSRDAGRYLCDYVYYCSLHYGQRRAALIHIPASGSLACSETLVLQLQTIILSVLRQLDTPAGFTCCGKQQRKS, encoded by the exons ATGGGCCTTGGAGACAACATAGAGATTCACATAGTCGAGATTCCTGTGTGTTACTCAAAAGCTCAAGAAACGCTTGCTAAAATATGGCACAATCTAAAACCAAAG GTTGCTGTACATTTGGGTATAGCACCAGGAGCCAAATGCGTCATTCTGGAACAAACGGGCAAGAACTGTGGCTACAAGGACAGAGACGTGTGTGGTTTATGTCCAGCCAATAACTGTTGCTTTCAAGAAGGAGAAGAACGATTAGATTCCATTGTAGACATGAGGGTCCTTGCCAAGCACTTAAAGGGACTCGGCCTGGATGTTATCTACTCTAGGGATGCTGGGAG GTATCTGTGTGATTATGTATATTACTGCTCCCTCCATTATGGGCAGAGGAGGGCAGCACTCATCCACATACCTGCATCAGGCAGTCTGGCATGTTCGGAGACACTGGTGCTGCAGCTACAGACCATTATCCTGTCTGTGTTACGCCAGCTGGACACTCCTGCAGGATTTACATGCTGTGGCAAACAACAAA